From Halotia branconii CENA392, the proteins below share one genomic window:
- a CDS encoding GNAT family N-acetyltransferase has product MNQSSLSLPRGCILRKATSAEQWSIRFLVFSAKLDPTQLRWQQFWVIECNKDLVACGQLRNFSGVQELGSLVVTQTWRNHGLGTFLTQYLINTATQPLYLECLGERLAQFYSRFGFVPVSFEDLPQSLKSKFGISQLAKKLIRVPVVFMQYQI; this is encoded by the coding sequence ATGAACCAGAGTAGTCTATCGTTACCGCGTGGGTGTATTCTTCGCAAGGCAACCTCTGCGGAACAATGGTCAATTCGATTTTTGGTGTTCTCAGCTAAACTTGACCCTACACAATTACGGTGGCAGCAATTTTGGGTAATTGAATGTAATAAAGATTTAGTAGCCTGTGGACAGTTACGTAATTTCTCAGGTGTACAAGAACTTGGTAGTTTAGTTGTTACACAAACTTGGAGAAATCATGGTTTAGGTACTTTTCTCACACAGTATCTAATCAATACAGCAACGCAACCATTGTATCTTGAATGTTTGGGTGAGCGACTAGCACAGTTTTACAGCCGTTTTGGTTTTGTACCAGTTTCTTTTGAGGACTTGCCACAATCTCTCAAAAGTAAATTTGGAATCTCACAATTAGCCAAAAAGCTGATTAGAGTTCCTGTGGTGTTTATGCAATATCAAATATAG
- a CDS encoding PAS domain S-box protein yields the protein MNRLLEKFVAAGFSLALLLLCGVGTVSYLSIQRLRAEKQWVIHTYEVLELLARIRIGLGNAESAKSSYMLTQKAVDRETYNTEKQKVYQTLKSVRHLISNNTGQIKRLDTIEPLIVQRFTLLEQSINLLAQRNLDQTSQMAITEQLIKVRIKLRSVNRAMENEEKTLLKQQTAITDAIFYQIIVVVSLGYGLSIVLLIVVYLLLQKQIRINKALSQEAILLEQQAAKAKLADILETVTDAFVSLDCNWCYTYINQRAGKIFNRHPEDLIGKNIWEELPEGVGQKFYHAYYQAMAEQRVIEIEEYYPPWDRWFENRIYPSSEGLSIFFQDITRRKLAEIALERNERRYRSLVIATSQAIWITDINGNVVEDIPSWRNLTGQSEAEVKGRGRLNAIHPEDRKLTELLWNQALTTKSVYRTEHRVRVADGSYRFFAARAVPVLDDNDEIQEWVGANTDITERKLAEALLQQANEDLETKVEQRTAELQKLNEELKRSNQELEQFAYVASHDLQEPLRAVTGYSQLLGQEYQDRLDESAQEYLSYIVDGATRMQRLIQDLLAFSRVATRGQEFTRVDCNAALNIALGNLHVAIAESQAIITHDPLPQLLADKTQMVQLFQNLLGNAIKFRQKDQPPKIHIGAVQKDVEATEELPTPHSPEWLIWVQDNGIGIKSQYLDRIFEVFRRLHTRREFTGTGIGLAICKKIVERHGGRIWAESELGIETIFYLTLNAK from the coding sequence ATGAACAGATTATTAGAAAAATTTGTTGCAGCTGGTTTTAGCTTGGCATTACTGCTGCTGTGTGGCGTGGGAACAGTCTCCTATCTGAGCATTCAAAGGCTGAGGGCAGAAAAGCAATGGGTCATTCATACTTATGAAGTTTTAGAACTTCTTGCTCGTATACGGATTGGTCTTGGTAATGCCGAAAGTGCAAAAAGTAGTTACATGCTCACCCAAAAAGCAGTTGATCGAGAAACTTATAATACGGAGAAGCAAAAAGTCTATCAGACGCTCAAGTCAGTACGACACCTAATCAGTAATAATACTGGTCAAATAAAGCGGCTTGATACAATTGAACCCCTAATTGTCCAAAGATTTACTTTACTTGAACAGTCAATAAACTTGTTGGCACAGAGAAACTTAGACCAGACAAGTCAAATGGCTATTACCGAGCAGTTGATAAAAGTACGTATAAAACTTCGGTCTGTCAACAGAGCAATGGAAAATGAGGAAAAAACCTTATTAAAACAACAGACAGCAATAACAGATGCTATTTTTTATCAAATCATTGTTGTGGTGAGTCTGGGATATGGTTTAAGTATTGTCCTGCTAATTGTGGTTTACTTACTCCTGCAAAAGCAAATTCGCATTAACAAGGCTTTATCGCAAGAAGCTATTCTTTTAGAGCAGCAAGCCGCAAAAGCTAAACTGGCAGATATTTTAGAGACGGTGACAGATGCTTTTGTTAGTCTTGATTGCAACTGGTGCTACACCTATATCAATCAAAGAGCAGGCAAAATTTTCAATCGCCACCCAGAAGATTTAATTGGCAAAAACATTTGGGAAGAGTTACCGGAAGGTGTTGGACAAAAGTTTTATCACGCCTACTACCAAGCTATGGCAGAACAGCGAGTAATTGAGATAGAAGAATATTATCCACCTTGGGATCGTTGGTTTGAAAATCGTATTTACCCGTCTTCAGAAGGACTATCAATTTTCTTTCAAGACATTACTCGACGCAAACTAGCAGAAATAGCCTTAGAAAGAAATGAAAGACGTTATCGCTCATTGGTGATTGCCACTTCTCAAGCTATCTGGATAACTGATATTAATGGCAATGTAGTAGAAGATATTCCCTCTTGGAGAAATTTAACAGGGCAAAGTGAGGCAGAAGTCAAGGGGAGAGGACGACTTAATGCAATTCATCCCGAAGATCGAAAATTGACAGAGCTATTATGGAATCAGGCGCTGACAACAAAAAGTGTTTACAGAACTGAGCATCGTGTACGAGTTGCTGATGGTAGTTATCGATTTTTTGCCGCGCGTGCAGTTCCCGTCTTGGATGACAATGATGAAATTCAAGAGTGGGTAGGTGCTAATACTGATATCACCGAACGCAAACTTGCTGAAGCCTTATTGCAACAAGCAAACGAAGATTTAGAAACCAAAGTAGAACAACGAACAGCAGAATTACAAAAGCTGAATGAAGAACTTAAACGCTCTAATCAAGAGTTAGAGCAATTTGCTTATGTAGCTTCCCATGATTTACAAGAACCACTACGAGCTGTGACAGGTTATAGTCAACTCTTAGGACAGGAATATCAAGACCGCCTCGACGAATCTGCCCAAGAATATCTAAGTTATATCGTGGATGGGGCAACCCGGATGCAGCGTTTGATTCAAGACTTGCTGGCTTTTTCTCGCGTGGCCACTCGCGGTCAGGAATTTACTCGTGTTGACTGTAATGCTGCACTCAATATAGCTCTGGGTAATTTACATGTAGCGATCGCCGAAAGTCAAGCCATCATCACTCATGATCCTTTGCCACAGTTACTTGCTGATAAAACCCAAATGGTGCAATTATTTCAAAATTTGCTCGGTAATGCTATCAAGTTTCGCCAAAAAGATCAACCTCCAAAAATTCATATCGGTGCAGTGCAAAAAGATGTAGAAGCAACAGAAGAACTCCCCACTCCTCACTCTCCAGAATGGCTAATCTGGGTACAAGATAATGGCATCGGTATCAAGTCTCAGTATCTTGACCGTATATTTGAGGTTTTCCGACGGCTACATACTCGTAGAGAATTTACTGGTACAGGTATTGGTCTAGCTATCTGCAAAAAAATCGTTGAGCGTCACGGAGGTCGAATCTGGGCTGAGTCTGAGCTAGGTATAGAGACAATATTTTATTTAACTTTGAATGCAAAATAA
- a CDS encoding transketolase, producing the protein MTTQEQLQQWHELAQQFRVDSIRATTVAGSGHPTSSMSPADMMAVLLSKYLCYDFDNPDNPNNDHFILSKGHASPLLYSMYKAAGVITDDELLSLRQFNSRLEGHPTPVLPWVDVATGSLGQGLPIGVGVALAGKYLDQLPYNVWVLLGDSETAEGSVWEAFDHAAHYTLDNLIAIIDVNRLGQRGQTELGWNTRAYANRAKAFGWEAIEIDGHNLTEIDQAFNAALAINDRPTVIIARTKKGKGVSLVEDLGGWHGKALKPDQEKEAIASLGGERQIEIQVKKPETQNQPATTGNAQPLQLPTYEKDAKVATRRAYGDTIKALGAARPDVVVLDAEVSNSTYAEDFAEAYPERYFEMYIAEQQMVAAAVGLQVRNYKPFASTFAAFLSRAYDFVRMAAVSRANIKLVGSHAGVSIGQDGPSQMALEDLAAFRAVWSSTVLYPCDANQTAKLVEQMSDRDGIVYLRTTREKTPIIYSSDFEFPIGGSKTIRSSDQDQAAVIGAGITLHEALKAYERLKNEGIMVRVIDAYSVKPIDVQTLHQAAQDTEGNLVVVEDHWMEGGLGAAVLDAFAGTNSTPADDGSQLQLIKLAVSEMPGSGTPEELLHAAKIDADAIVEAVKTQVRQTIGVSR; encoded by the coding sequence ATGACCACACAGGAGCAACTACAGCAATGGCATGAACTGGCACAACAGTTCCGTGTCGATAGTATTCGCGCTACAACCGTTGCTGGTTCGGGTCATCCCACCTCTTCTATGTCACCAGCCGATATGATGGCGGTTTTACTCTCCAAATATCTTTGCTACGACTTCGATAATCCAGACAATCCTAATAACGATCACTTTATTCTTTCTAAAGGACATGCTTCACCACTGCTTTACAGTATGTATAAAGCAGCAGGGGTAATTACTGATGATGAATTGCTGTCGTTGCGCCAGTTTAACAGCCGTTTAGAAGGACATCCTACGCCTGTTTTACCTTGGGTTGATGTGGCGACTGGTTCCTTGGGACAAGGATTACCAATTGGTGTAGGTGTGGCTTTGGCAGGCAAATACTTAGATCAATTACCCTACAATGTTTGGGTATTACTAGGAGATAGCGAAACAGCTGAAGGCTCTGTTTGGGAGGCTTTTGATCATGCTGCACACTATACCCTAGATAATTTAATTGCCATTATCGATGTCAATAGATTAGGGCAACGTGGTCAAACAGAACTGGGTTGGAATACCCGCGCTTATGCCAACCGTGCTAAAGCCTTTGGCTGGGAAGCAATTGAAATTGATGGTCATAACTTGACAGAAATTGATCAAGCATTTAACGCCGCCTTGGCTATTAACGATCGCCCTACAGTAATTATTGCTCGGACTAAGAAGGGTAAAGGTGTCAGTTTGGTAGAAGACTTGGGTGGTTGGCACGGCAAAGCCTTAAAACCCGATCAAGAAAAGGAAGCGATCGCCTCCTTGGGTGGTGAACGTCAGATTGAAATTCAGGTAAAGAAACCCGAAACACAAAACCAACCTGCTACCACAGGTAACGCTCAACCTCTGCAACTGCCCACTTATGAAAAAGACGCAAAAGTAGCGACCCGTCGAGCTTATGGTGATACCATCAAAGCTTTAGGTGCGGCGCGTCCCGATGTGGTTGTTTTAGATGCAGAGGTAAGTAATTCCACTTACGCCGAAGATTTTGCCGAAGCTTATCCTGAGCGCTACTTTGAAATGTACATTGCAGAACAACAAATGGTAGCAGCTGCTGTGGGTTTACAGGTGAGAAACTACAAACCCTTTGCTTCTACCTTTGCTGCCTTTTTGAGTCGTGCCTATGATTTTGTGCGAATGGCTGCTGTATCTCGTGCCAACATTAAATTAGTAGGTTCCCATGCTGGGGTATCTATTGGTCAAGATGGCCCTTCTCAGATGGCATTGGAAGATTTAGCAGCCTTCCGCGCCGTATGGAGTAGTACTGTACTTTATCCCTGTGATGCCAATCAGACTGCAAAACTAGTAGAGCAAATGAGCGATCGCGATGGCATTGTTTACCTCCGCACTACACGAGAAAAGACACCTATAATCTATAGTTCTGACTTTGAGTTTCCCATTGGTGGCAGCAAGACAATTCGCAGTTCCGATCAAGATCAAGCGGCTGTGATTGGTGCAGGTATTACTTTACATGAAGCTCTCAAAGCTTATGAACGCCTGAAAAACGAAGGCATCATGGTACGTGTAATCGATGCTTATTCTGTCAAACCCATTGATGTACAGACCCTTCATCAAGCTGCCCAAGATACAGAGGGTAATTTAGTAGTCGTTGAAGACCACTGGATGGAAGGCGGTTTAGGTGCAGCGGTGCTTGATGCTTTTGCTGGTACAAACAGTACTCCTGCTGATGATGGTTCGCAACTACAGCTAATTAAACTGGCGGTAAGTGAAATGCCAGGTTCAGGCACACCAGAAGAACTACTTCATGCTGCCAAAATAGACGCTGATGCCATTGTTGAAGCAGTCAAAACCCAAGTCAGACAGACGATAGGGGTATCAAGGTGA
- a CDS encoding AAA family ATPase, translated as MTSTTHQFPEISGYTITEQIYLGSRTAVYRAVQDKQQLPVVIKVLQREYPTFGELVQFRNQYAIAKNLPIAGIIPPLSLEQFGNGYALVMADWGGISLEKYIQQQLDLTQKLAIAIQLADILHELYSCRVIHKDIKPANILIHPESQQVKLIDFSIASLLPKETQEIQNPNVLEGTLAYLAPEQTGRMNRGIDYRSDFYAFGVTLYQLFTNCLPFITDDPLELVHCHIAKIATPVDQVNTDVPKMLGAIVAKLMAKNAEDRYQSALGIKHDLQFGLNQWKQTGSITEFALGQRDLCDRLLIPEKLYGREAEVQALLDAFERVATGASELMLVAGFSGIGKTAVINEVHKPILKQRGYFIKGKFDQFNRNIPFSAFVQAFRDLIGQLLSESDTQLQTWKTQILAALGENAQVIIELIPELKRIIGNQPPAPELSGTAAQNRFNLLFQRFIRVFTTTEHPLVMFLDDLQWADSASLNLIQVLMSEVKTGCLLLLGAYRDNEVFAAHPLMLTLNGMEKAGATIHTITLQTLNFTSLNHLIADTLHAESELVKPLTELVIQKTQGNPFFATQFLKALHQEQLITFDRNAGHWQCDIVQVRDAALTDDVVEFMALQLQKLPESTQEILKLAACVGAQFDLETLAIVSEQFQTEVATTLWKALQEGLILPQSELYKFYLGEAQTTENQPNETLNYKFLHDRIQQAAYSLIPDDQKQVTHLTIGKLLLKNSNPSFQDSHLFEIVHQLNCGISLITELDQRYQYAQLNLQAGYKAKDSTAYNAALDYCNTGIQFLPTDSWDKNYNLTRYIYELAAEVALLSCNFEQMDTLIQIVLKNTNNLLEQVKIYEIKLQAYQVQNQQMQAIKIGREILQKLGVILPESITLSDIQQQVQHTLTQLSNYTFEDLINLPITQNATATAAGRIMTSLVPSIHQANPLLFPIIACEEVNLSLQYGNSPFSAPGYADFGIIVNSVLNQIEVGYRFGQLALQLMEKFNQSSVLSMVLFKVAAFNQSNQQNIRNAISLLNKSYQVSIETGDSVHALVSTSFRLFYSYLSGEKSLPDLLEEVEVYQSKFATSQHFLSWVHIIRSSIHNFIELSDNPDCLGSIDTENKQLSILLTENDELALHLFYLSKLILSYSFGCFETAIQIADRGVQYLKAGTSMPSAPAYYYYDSLTRLKLYSNLQPSSEEELLSKVDSNQKNLLVYVNAAPMNYQHKYYLVEAVRLHGLGKRVEALEFFDRAIAGAKANGYIQEEALANELAAKFYLDWGKEKVASGYMQEAYYCYSRWGAKAKIHDLEQRYPKLLRPILQQAEVSSGILNTVITISPLTASISSNSHKSSNNTTINQALDFAAILKASQALSSTIELDRLLNQLTQIILQNSGGDRCALILPDETGEWEVRAIATPEDTKLCAEPLANNPNLPVKFIQYVKNTQEIVVINELKTDLPVIDDYLRQRQPKSLLCLPLLNQGQLIGILYLKNHFTVGAFTRERVEVLNFLCTQAAISLKNAQLYQQEQRKSHEIAQKEAEYRSIFENVNDGLSIVDLTTGKAVAVNPTMCQMHGYTLEEWSTVQPGDFIHESCLHEFANFIEVLNRGEEFYTQALDVSKDGHIFDVEVKAVPFMYQGKIHALSIVRDISDRKQAENALRQKSQELEQALIQLQNTQLQVVQSEKMASLGNLVAGVAHEINNPIGFLNGSINNAKEYVQDLLKHLEMYQEQQPPNDLVQESAEEIDLEFLSSDLPKLLDAMKGATNRIKSISTSLRTFSRADTDHKVSANLHEGLDSTLLILKYRLKANEHRPAIEVTNDYGDLPTIECFPGQLNQVFMNILANAIDMFDEMAQTQSFKELEANPQKITIRTSIESNQVHIRIRDNGKGMSDDVQAKIFDHLFTTKEVGKGTGLGLAIARQIVVEKHSGSLNVWSELGQGTEFCISLPIGSA; from the coding sequence ATGACATCCACAACACATCAATTCCCGGAAATATCTGGTTACACCATTACTGAGCAAATCTATTTAGGCTCTCGAACAGCAGTGTATAGAGCAGTACAGGATAAACAGCAACTTCCCGTGGTAATTAAGGTGTTGCAACGGGAGTACCCCACATTTGGGGAATTAGTACAGTTTCGCAATCAATATGCTATAGCCAAAAATCTACCCATTGCTGGTATTATCCCACCCCTGAGCCTAGAGCAATTTGGTAATGGTTATGCTTTGGTGATGGCAGATTGGGGTGGGATATCCCTAGAAAAATATATCCAGCAGCAATTAGACTTAACACAGAAATTAGCGATCGCCATTCAATTAGCTGACATCCTCCATGAGTTGTACTCTTGTCGAGTGATCCACAAAGATATCAAACCTGCTAACATCCTGATTCATCCAGAATCCCAGCAAGTTAAGCTGATTGACTTTAGCATCGCTTCGCTATTGCCGAAAGAAACCCAGGAAATCCAAAACCCCAATGTGTTAGAGGGAACCCTAGCTTATTTAGCACCAGAACAAACAGGACGAATGAATCGGGGTATCGATTATCGCAGTGATTTTTATGCCTTCGGTGTTACCCTGTATCAATTATTTACAAATTGCTTACCCTTCATTACCGACGACCCCTTGGAATTGGTTCATTGTCATATCGCCAAGATTGCCACACCTGTTGATCAAGTAAATACCGATGTACCGAAAATGCTGGGGGCAATTGTTGCCAAATTGATGGCGAAAAATGCTGAAGACCGTTATCAAAGTGCTTTAGGAATCAAGCATGATTTGCAATTTGGTTTAAACCAGTGGAAACAAACAGGGTCAATTACTGAGTTTGCATTGGGACAGAGGGACTTATGCGATCGCTTGCTTATCCCTGAAAAACTCTACGGACGAGAAGCCGAAGTACAAGCTTTGCTAGATGCTTTTGAGCGGGTTGCCACAGGTGCTTCAGAATTAATGTTAGTGGCTGGATTCTCTGGCATTGGAAAAACAGCCGTTATCAATGAAGTACATAAGCCCATCCTCAAGCAACGGGGTTACTTCATCAAAGGAAAATTTGACCAGTTTAATCGTAATATTCCCTTCTCAGCTTTTGTACAAGCCTTTCGGGATTTGATCGGGCAATTACTTAGTGAAAGTGATACCCAACTGCAAACCTGGAAAACTCAAATTTTAGCAGCACTGGGAGAGAATGCCCAAGTCATTATTGAACTGATTCCCGAACTGAAGCGGATTATTGGCAATCAACCCCCTGCACCAGAATTATCGGGAACCGCAGCCCAAAATCGGTTTAATTTACTCTTCCAAAGGTTCATTCGGGTATTTACCACCACCGAACATCCATTGGTGATGTTCCTCGACGATTTGCAATGGGCAGATTCGGCTTCGCTGAATTTGATTCAGGTGTTAATGTCTGAGGTGAAAACGGGCTGTTTATTGCTGTTGGGAGCATATCGGGATAATGAAGTCTTTGCTGCCCACCCATTGATGTTGACTCTCAATGGCATGGAAAAGGCCGGGGCAACAATCCACACCATCACCCTCCAAACCCTGAATTTTACCAGTCTCAATCATCTGATTGCAGATACTCTTCATGCTGAGTCAGAATTAGTGAAACCACTGACAGAACTGGTAATACAGAAAACTCAAGGCAATCCTTTTTTTGCTACCCAGTTTCTCAAGGCATTACATCAAGAGCAGTTAATTACTTTTGACCGCAATGCCGGACATTGGCAGTGTGATATTGTGCAAGTGCGGGATGCGGCATTGACCGATGATGTGGTCGAATTTATGGCATTGCAGTTACAAAAGCTGCCAGAATCGACCCAAGAGATTTTAAAACTAGCAGCTTGTGTTGGAGCGCAGTTTGATTTAGAAACGTTGGCAATTGTCTCGGAGCAATTTCAAACTGAGGTAGCAACAACACTATGGAAAGCTTTGCAGGAAGGTTTGATTTTGCCGCAAAGCGAACTTTACAAATTCTACTTAGGAGAAGCTCAAACAACGGAAAACCAACCGAATGAAACGCTGAATTATAAGTTTCTGCACGATCGCATTCAACAAGCTGCTTATTCTTTGATTCCTGACGACCAAAAACAGGTGACACACCTCACTATTGGAAAATTGCTATTAAAAAACAGTAATCCATCTTTTCAAGATAGTCATTTATTTGAAATTGTTCATCAGTTAAATTGTGGTATTTCACTGATTACCGAATTAGACCAACGTTATCAATATGCTCAATTAAATTTACAAGCAGGTTACAAGGCTAAAGACTCTACTGCATATAATGCAGCCCTAGATTATTGTAACACAGGAATACAATTCCTCCCGACAGATAGCTGGGATAAAAACTATAATTTGACACGTTATATATACGAATTAGCAGCAGAAGTAGCATTACTTAGCTGTAATTTTGAACAGATGGATACTTTAATTCAGATAGTTTTAAAAAACACAAATAACTTGTTAGAACAAGTCAAAATTTATGAAATAAAACTTCAAGCTTATCAAGTACAAAATCAGCAGATGCAAGCGATTAAAATTGGACGAGAAATCCTGCAAAAGCTAGGAGTTATACTGCCAGAATCTATTACACTTTCAGATATTCAACAACAGGTACAACACACCCTGACTCAGCTATCAAACTATACTTTTGAAGACTTAATTAATTTACCCATCACCCAGAATGCTACTGCTACGGCAGCAGGGCGAATCATGACGAGTTTAGTTCCTTCGATTCATCAGGCTAATCCCCTCTTATTTCCAATTATTGCCTGTGAAGAGGTTAATCTATCCTTGCAATACGGTAACTCGCCTTTCTCCGCACCGGGATATGCAGATTTTGGTATTATTGTTAACTCTGTGTTGAATCAAATCGAAGTAGGTTATCGTTTTGGGCAACTTGCACTTCAGTTAATGGAAAAATTTAATCAAAGTTCTGTTCTGAGCATGGTTCTGTTCAAAGTTGCCGCATTTAATCAATCCAATCAACAAAATATACGAAATGCAATTTCTTTATTAAATAAATCCTACCAAGTTTCAATAGAAACAGGCGATTCTGTTCACGCGCTTGTTTCGACTTCATTTAGATTATTCTACTCATATTTGAGTGGAGAAAAATCTTTACCAGATTTATTAGAAGAGGTTGAAGTTTACCAATCCAAATTTGCAACGAGTCAACATTTCCTGAGTTGGGTACATATTATTCGCTCATCTATTCATAATTTTATTGAGTTGAGTGATAATCCAGATTGTCTGGGGTCGATTGATACTGAGAATAAACAATTATCTATTCTACTCACAGAAAATGATGAGTTAGCTCTGCATTTATTTTACTTGAGTAAATTAATACTGAGTTATTCATTCGGTTGTTTTGAGACTGCGATTCAGATAGCAGATCGGGGAGTTCAATATCTGAAAGCTGGTACTAGTATGCCATCAGCACCAGCTTACTACTACTACGATTCATTAACCCGGTTAAAATTATATTCCAATCTTCAGCCTTCATCTGAGGAAGAGCTTTTATCGAAAGTTGATTCAAACCAGAAAAATCTCTTGGTTTACGTGAATGCTGCTCCAATGAATTATCAGCATAAATATTACTTGGTAGAAGCAGTGCGTTTACATGGGTTGGGTAAACGAGTGGAGGCTTTAGAATTTTTTGATCGCGCCATTGCTGGAGCAAAAGCCAATGGCTATATCCAAGAAGAAGCTCTCGCCAATGAACTTGCTGCAAAATTCTATCTCGATTGGGGGAAAGAAAAAGTTGCGAGTGGCTATATGCAGGAAGCCTACTACTGTTACAGTCGCTGGGGTGCTAAAGCCAAAATCCATGATTTAGAACAGCGCTACCCCAAACTACTCCGTCCCATTTTGCAGCAAGCAGAGGTATCATCTGGTATCTTGAACACCGTGATCACAATCTCCCCATTAACTGCGTCTATTAGTTCCAATAGTCACAAAAGCTCCAATAATACCACCATCAATCAAGCCCTCGATTTTGCGGCGATTCTCAAAGCTTCTCAAGCTCTATCCAGCACCATTGAACTCGATCGACTGTTAAATCAACTCACCCAGATTATTCTACAAAATTCAGGAGGCGATCGCTGTGCATTAATTCTGCCAGACGAGACAGGAGAATGGGAAGTCCGAGCCATTGCCACACCAGAGGATACAAAACTTTGTGCCGAACCCCTTGCCAATAATCCCAATCTGCCAGTGAAATTTATTCAGTATGTCAAAAATACCCAAGAAATTGTGGTCATCAACGAACTGAAAACAGATTTACCCGTGATTGATGACTACCTCAGACAACGCCAACCCAAGAGTTTGCTGTGTTTACCACTGCTCAATCAAGGTCAGCTGATTGGTATTTTATATCTTAAAAATCACTTTACCGTTGGTGCATTTACTAGGGAACGCGTGGAAGTATTAAACTTCCTTTGTACCCAAGCAGCAATTTCTTTGAAAAATGCTCAACTGTATCAACAAGAACAGAGAAAATCCCACGAAATTGCCCAAAAAGAAGCAGAATATCGCAGTATTTTTGAAAATGTTAATGATGGGCTAAGTATAGTTGATTTAACAACCGGAAAGGCTGTTGCTGTGAATCCGACTATGTGTCAAATGCATGGTTACACTTTGGAAGAATGGTCAACAGTCCAGCCTGGGGATTTTATTCACGAAAGTTGCCTGCACGAGTTCGCAAATTTCATAGAAGTTCTCAATCGAGGTGAGGAATTTTATACCCAGGCACTAGATGTTAGTAAAGATGGTCATATTTTTGATGTGGAAGTCAAAGCCGTACCTTTTATGTATCAGGGGAAAATCCACGCATTGTCGATTGTGCGAGATATTAGCGATCGCAAACAGGCTGAAAATGCTTTGCGGCAAAAATCTCAAGAATTGGAACAAGCATTAATACAATTACAAAATACGCAATTGCAAGTAGTACAAAGCGAAAAAATGGCATCTCTGGGAAATCTTGTTGCTGGAGTAGCTCACGAAATCAACAACCCCATCGGCTTCCTCAATGGCAGCATCAACAATGCCAAAGAATATGTGCAAGACTTGTTGAAGCATTTGGAAATGTACCAAGAACAGCAGCCCCCCAATGATTTGGTACAAGAAAGTGCTGAAGAAATTGACTTAGAATTTTTATCGTCAGACTTGCCCAAGTTGCTTGATGCGATGAAAGGAGCTACTAATCGTATCAAGTCCATTAGTACAAGTTTGCGTACTTTCTCTCGTGCTGATACTGACCACAAAGTTAGCGCCAATCTCCATGAAGGACTCGATAGTACTTTGTTGATTTTGAAATATCGTCTCAAAGCTAACGAGCATCGTCCAGCAATTGAAGTTACAAACGACTACGGTGATTTACCGACAATTGAATGCTTCCCCGGACAGTTAAACCAAGTATTTATGAATATTTTGGCAAATGCCATTGATATGTTTGATGAAATGGCACAAACTCAATCCTTTAAAGAATTAGAAGCCAATCCTCAAAAAATTACTATTCGCACTAGCATCGAATCCAACCAAGTACATATTCGTATTCGCGATAATGGTAAAGGCATGAGTGACGATGTGCAAGCCAAAATCTTTGACCATTTGTTTACCACCAAAGAAGTAGGTAAGGGTACGGGATTGGGATTGGCGATCGCCCGTCAAATTGTGGTGGAAAAACATAGTGGTAGTCTAAATGTCTGGTCTGAGCTTGGTCAAGGAACAGAGTTCTGCATCAGTTTACCCATTGGTAGCGCGTAA